One genomic window of Methanosalsum zhilinae DSM 4017 includes the following:
- a CDS encoding RNA polymerase Rpb4 family protein gives MIVKEIVDEELLTLAEVKEILNEIMEERSNNEEELEYELRKAINHADMFARINGQKSRELVSKLLEMEKMKPEIAIRIADIMPLSRDELRALYAKERYTLTEEELDKIIDLVTESME, from the coding sequence ATGATAGTCAAGGAAATAGTTGATGAAGAACTGCTGACTCTGGCAGAGGTTAAGGAAATTCTTAACGAGATTATGGAAGAGCGCTCAAATAATGAGGAAGAGCTGGAATACGAACTTCGAAAGGCTATCAACCATGCGGATATGTTTGCCAGGATAAATGGACAAAAGTCCAGAGAACTGGTGAGTAAGCTACTCGAAATGGAAAAGATGAAACCGGAAATTGCAATCCGCATTGCCGATATAATGCCACTTTCAAGAGATGAACTCAGGGCACTGTATGCAAAAGAGCGATACACTTTAACTGAAGAAGAACTTGATAAAATTATAGACCTTGTTACAGAATCTATGGAGTAA
- a CDS encoding DUF655 domain-containing protein: protein MINKKTTGKEEYAWVLDYLPYGSPSDNRPAYQKKPLIQAVGEKYFVLMEMVPKEGVIPEIQSRIYIGEGEREIIDHVKHRIRYEDLTHGAKLELPFALEKIVKYSEDKFVKFFNDAHSITTRLHMLELLPGIGKKLMWAIIDERKKGNFKSFKDLQERVSGLHSPEKTISHRIEDEIKDKNIKYRLFTTPPQRPKGD, encoded by the coding sequence ATGATCAATAAAAAGACTACTGGTAAAGAGGAATATGCATGGGTACTTGATTATCTGCCGTATGGCAGTCCTTCTGATAATCGTCCTGCATATCAGAAAAAACCTCTTATTCAGGCAGTCGGTGAAAAATATTTTGTACTGATGGAAATGGTTCCCAAGGAAGGCGTTATCCCAGAAATTCAGTCCAGAATATATATTGGTGAAGGTGAAAGGGAAATTATAGATCATGTTAAGCACAGGATACGGTATGAAGATCTTACACACGGTGCTAAGCTTGAATTGCCTTTTGCTCTGGAAAAGATAGTAAAATACTCTGAAGATAAATTTGTGAAATTTTTCAATGATGCACACTCGATCACTACCAGACTGCACATGCTGGAACTCCTTCCAGGTATTGGCAAAAAACTCATGTGGGCTATAATTGATGAGAGAAAGAAAGGAAACTTCAAGAGTTTCAAAGATCTTCAGGAAAGGGTAAGTGGACTACATTCCCCTGAAAAGACAATTTCACACAGGATTGAGGATGAGATAAAGGATAAAAATATAAAATACCGTTTATTCACAACTCCTCCCCAACGTCCCAAAGGTGACTAA
- a CDS encoding thiamine pyrophosphate-dependent enzyme: MTTAKDYSNDVENEWCPGCGNFGILKAIKKALSDLDKKPHEVLMCSGIGQAGKLPHYLKCNIFNGLHGRAIPVATAAKTANHDLTVIAVGGDGDMYGEGGNHFIHNIRRNPDITLIAHDNQIYGLTKGQASPTSDIGMKTKLQPHGVVNTPFNPLSVAIALDCSFVSRGFAGDVEHLSKIIGQAIDHKGFSLVDILQPCVTFNRLNTFKWYRERVYKLDETDHDPYNRTKAFEKALEWGERIPTGIFYRTDDKETFEDMRGLASTPLAYLDENIDISTLVKEFI, from the coding sequence ATGACAACCGCTAAGGATTATTCTAACGATGTAGAAAATGAGTGGTGCCCGGGGTGTGGGAACTTTGGGATCCTTAAAGCTATCAAAAAGGCACTTTCAGATTTGGACAAAAAGCCTCACGAAGTGCTTATGTGCTCTGGCATCGGACAGGCAGGAAAGCTTCCCCACTATCTTAAATGTAATATATTCAATGGCTTGCACGGACGTGCAATTCCGGTAGCTACAGCGGCAAAAACTGCAAATCATGATCTTACGGTTATTGCAGTTGGAGGAGATGGAGATATGTATGGTGAAGGAGGAAATCATTTCATACATAACATACGAAGAAACCCGGACATTACTTTGATAGCACATGACAATCAGATATATGGGCTCACAAAGGGTCAGGCATCTCCAACCAGTGATATCGGGATGAAGACAAAGCTGCAGCCGCATGGTGTCGTCAACACACCCTTCAATCCTCTTTCTGTGGCAATAGCCCTTGACTGCTCTTTTGTCAGCAGAGGATTTGCAGGAGATGTTGAGCATTTATCAAAGATCATTGGTCAGGCGATTGATCACAAAGGATTCTCTCTTGTGGATATACTTCAGCCATGTGTTACCTTCAACAGATTGAATACATTCAAATGGTATCGTGAAAGAGTATACAAGCTGGACGAAACAGATCATGACCCATATAACCGAACCAAAGCATTCGAAAAAGCTCTTGAATGGGGAGAAAGGATTCCAACAGGTATATTTTACAGAACAGATGATAAAGAAACATTCGAGGACATGAGAGGATTGGCATCAACACCCCTGGCGTACCTGGATGAAAATATTGACATAAGCACTTTGGTCAAAGAATTCATATAA
- a CDS encoding 50S ribosomal protein L21e: MSKSQGERYCTRYKLKKSVRERGISPVVKAIQEFDQGQMVHIDIDPSVHKGMPNAKFQGKTAKVTGQRGRAYILQVRDGNALKEVICVPEHLKPQRHN, encoded by the coding sequence ATGTCTAAATCACAAGGTGAAAGATACTGTACAAGATACAAACTAAAAAAATCAGTACGAGAGAGGGGAATATCCCCTGTAGTCAAAGCTATTCAGGAATTTGATCAGGGACAGATGGTTCATATAGATATTGATCCCAGTGTACACAAAGGCATGCCTAATGCAAAGTTCCAGGGTAAGACTGCAAAGGTAACTGGACAGCGCGGCCGTGCATATATTCTGCAGGTAAGGGATGGCAACGCGCTCAAAGAAGTAATATGCGTTCCTGAGCACCTCAAACCTCAGAGGCACAACTAA
- the rsmA gene encoding 16S rRNA (adenine(1518)-N(6)/adenine(1519)-N(6))-dimethyltransferase RsmA encodes MVRSLLKKYGIQGGSHDQHFLVDNRILERIIEESRIGPEDVVLEIGAGVGNLTEKIASKAKKTIAIELDPNLVDVLHDRFGDHEEIQIISGDVLEVEFPPFNKVVANLPYSISSPVTFKLLRYDFDLGVLMYQYEFARRMVACTGSEDYSRLSVATQYYADAEIIMKIPASAFSPPPKVMSAVVKLVPRPFPYKVVDESFFFKFITAVFGQRRKKLKNSIMNNSSKLGLNKEDVKEMIIQLPQDIIDKRPENLSPFELADIANGLKDIKQL; translated from the coding sequence TTGGTCAGATCGCTTTTAAAGAAGTATGGGATACAGGGAGGATCTCATGATCAGCACTTTCTTGTGGATAACCGAATACTTGAGAGAATAATTGAAGAATCCAGGATCGGACCCGAGGATGTGGTACTTGAAATTGGAGCTGGTGTTGGGAATCTTACTGAGAAAATAGCATCAAAGGCAAAAAAAACAATAGCTATAGAACTTGATCCAAACCTGGTAGATGTATTACATGATCGATTTGGAGATCATGAAGAGATTCAGATAATATCCGGAGATGTTCTTGAAGTTGAGTTTCCTCCCTTCAATAAGGTTGTTGCAAATCTGCCTTATTCCATATCCTCTCCTGTTACCTTTAAACTTTTAAGATACGATTTTGATCTGGGAGTGTTGATGTACCAGTATGAGTTTGCCAGGAGGATGGTTGCCTGTACAGGTTCAGAAGACTATAGCAGACTGTCTGTTGCTACTCAATACTATGCAGATGCTGAGATTATAATGAAGATTCCTGCATCTGCATTTTCTCCTCCCCCAAAGGTCATGTCTGCAGTTGTGAAACTGGTCCCAAGGCCATTTCCCTACAAAGTGGTGGATGAAAGCTTTTTCTTTAAATTCATTACAGCGGTTTTTGGACAGAGGCGAAAAAAGCTGAAAAATTCTATAATGAATAATTCTAGTAAGCTGGGCCTGAATAAAGAAGATGTGAAAGAAATGATCATTCAGCTTCCGCAGGATATCATTGATAAGAGGCCGGAAAATCTGTCACCATTTGAGCTTGCTGATATAGCAAATGGTCTTAAGGATATAAAACAGCTATAA
- a CDS encoding HemK2/MTQ2 family protein methyltransferase, translating to MIEIEYQKSVVKLADNVYEPAEDSFLLADAVLQYAYDGMRIIEIGTGTGIVSAVIRANLNPEMIIATDINPYAARCAKGNGIDVIRTDLFKGIKRLPIFDLIIFNPPYLPTDDEKIEGWLNYAFDGGISGNDTVEDFLDNAGYYMSDDSSILMVTSSLADIKHIMNNMKDKDLCPEIVASTRYFFEEIVIIRATKKT from the coding sequence ATGATTGAAATTGAATACCAAAAATCAGTAGTAAAACTTGCAGATAATGTATACGAGCCGGCTGAAGATTCTTTTTTGCTGGCAGATGCGGTATTGCAGTATGCATATGATGGGATGAGAATAATTGAAATTGGTACCGGTACAGGTATAGTTTCAGCAGTGATCAGGGCAAATCTGAATCCTGAGATGATTATTGCAACAGATATCAATCCTTATGCAGCTAGATGTGCAAAGGGCAACGGCATTGATGTAATCCGAACTGATCTGTTTAAAGGAATTAAAAGATTGCCTATATTTGATCTCATTATATTCAACCCCCCATATCTTCCAACAGACGATGAAAAGATAGAAGGGTGGCTAAATTATGCATTTGACGGTGGAATCAGTGGCAATGATACAGTAGAGGATTTTCTTGATAACGCCGGATACTATATGTCAGATGATTCTAGTATTTTGATGGTAACATCTTCTCTTGCAGATATTAAACATATAATGAATAATATGAAGGATAAAGATCTGTGTCCTGAAATTGTTGCAAGTACCAGATATTTTTTTGAAGAGATTGTTATTATAAGGGCAACAAAAAAAACCTGA